In Methanothermobacter sp., a genomic segment contains:
- a CDS encoding DASS family sodium-coupled anion symporter, producing the protein MASTKDHFYLLISILLALVVYLIPLPGIGSSGHAALSLLVFAILMWISEVVPLAVTSMIILFIQPLIGIQSFEDAVIGFANPIIFLIIGGFIMADAIRESGLALRLTYTLLSKLGISPKRTLFVSIFSTGLLSAWIENVVAFAMLLPVIKEIIGLMGCKSAKNGESNFAKSMILGASFGSLAGGLATEIGTAPNLMAAAYTKIPFLNWMIFGFPLSIILMLIIWKILLQIFPPEVHGTENKTVDDKLNLLGPMKRDEKITLLILFFAIVLWVTAGWTGIDSYSVALIAGVLFIFAGVINWRDVQKNIDWGLIIFFGGALSLGSALLNTGAAKWLIKDIIVTLGSPNPLIITLVLMVLAVSITQVMSNIALSAILVPLSVTLAHTQHLPVGIYAVPVAIACSLSFMLPTADPTVAMAHGTGFVKLRDIPRSGIPLIIMGIIVTIFVLFTIARPFLVA; encoded by the coding sequence ATGGCCAGCACGAAGGATCATTTTTATCTTTTGATAAGCATATTATTAGCTTTAGTAGTTTATCTTATACCATTGCCTGGGATTGGATCTTCTGGCCATGCCGCCTTGTCATTATTAGTTTTCGCCATCCTTATGTGGATTAGTGAGGTTGTACCATTAGCTGTGACTTCCATGATCATATTATTTATACAGCCACTAATTGGTATTCAAAGTTTTGAAGATGCGGTTATAGGATTTGCAAATCCTATAATATTTCTTATAATAGGCGGCTTTATAATGGCGGATGCGATAAGAGAGAGCGGACTCGCACTTAGATTAACATACACACTCCTTTCAAAGCTTGGAATTTCCCCTAAGAGGACATTATTTGTGAGCATATTTTCAACGGGCCTCTTATCTGCTTGGATCGAAAATGTTGTGGCATTTGCAATGTTACTCCCAGTCATAAAAGAGATAATCGGCTTAATGGGCTGTAAAAGTGCAAAGAATGGTGAAAGCAATTTCGCCAAGAGCATGATCCTTGGAGCATCATTCGGTTCTTTGGCAGGTGGACTCGCAACAGAGATAGGAACAGCTCCTAACCTTATGGCAGCAGCCTACACGAAAATACCATTCCTAAACTGGATGATATTCGGATTTCCACTTTCAATAATACTCATGCTGATAATCTGGAAGATTTTACTCCAGATTTTCCCACCAGAAGTCCATGGCACAGAGAACAAAACCGTTGATGATAAACTCAATTTGCTCGGGCCAATGAAACGTGATGAGAAGATAACCCTCCTAATATTATTCTTTGCGATAGTACTTTGGGTTACAGCTGGTTGGACAGGCATAGATAGTTATTCTGTGGCTCTTATAGCTGGTGTGCTTTTCATTTTCGCGGGTGTGATAAATTGGAGAGATGTGCAGAAGAACATTGACTGGGGGCTTATAATATTCTTTGGTGGTGCTCTTTCACTTGGTTCCGCCCTCTTAAATACTGGGGCTGCTAAGTGGCTTATAAAGGATATAATAGTGACCTTAGGATCTCCTAACCCATTGATTATAACACTTGTCCTTATGGTTTTGGCTGTTAGTATAACACAGGTTATGTCTAATATAGCCTTGTCAGCTATACTTGTGCCTTTATCTGTCACCCTTGCCCATACGCAGCATTTACCTGTTGGTATTTATGCTGTGCCTGTTGCGATAGCATGTTCACTTTCTTTCATGTTACCTACAGCAGATCCTACGGTGGCCATGGCCCATGGGACGGGTTTTGTGAAGTTGCGGGATATTCCAAGGAGTGGAATTCCACTTATTATCATGGGGATAATCGTGACAATCTTCGTGCTTTTCACGATAGCAAGGCCTTTTTTAGTGGCTTGA
- a CDS encoding site-specific DNA-methyltransferase encodes MKTVHKIIFKNSKDMDEITNESVNFVLTSPPYPMIEIWDNLFSSFNPQIGEALKNGEGMKAYNLMHKELNKVWDEIDRVISPGGIVCINIGDATRKIGDSFKVYANHSRIIYYFEKKGYNILPLIIWKKETNKPTKFMGSGMLPPNAYVTHEHEYILIFRKDGPRQFKTEKEKEKRRNSAYFWEERNEWFSDIWTDLKGTPQKYENMKRKTAAYPLRLAYRLINMYSVQGDTILDPFLGTGTTMIAAMCAARNSIGYEIDTNFKNIIETRIKKVKKLSRKLISERLQKHLNLIKMKNTRYRSKYYSFNVMTKQERDILFHIIKGIEKDDENKFKITYKPLKICS; translated from the coding sequence ATGAAAACTGTCCATAAAATAATTTTTAAAAATTCAAAGGATATGGATGAAATCACCAACGAGAGCGTGAACTTTGTACTCACATCACCACCATACCCCATGATAGAGATATGGGATAATCTCTTCTCATCGTTTAATCCTCAAATAGGTGAAGCCCTCAAAAACGGGGAGGGGATGAAAGCATATAATCTCATGCACAAAGAACTAAATAAGGTCTGGGATGAAATAGATAGGGTGATATCTCCTGGGGGGATTGTTTGCATCAATATAGGAGATGCCACGCGGAAAATAGGAGATTCTTTCAAAGTTTACGCAAACCATTCCCGTATAATATACTATTTTGAAAAGAAAGGTTACAATATTCTACCACTTATTATTTGGAAGAAGGAGACCAACAAGCCAACAAAGTTCATGGGTTCTGGCATGCTACCACCAAATGCCTATGTCACGCACGAACACGAATATATATTAATATTCCGGAAAGATGGTCCCCGCCAATTCAAAACAGAAAAGGAAAAAGAGAAAAGGAGGAATAGTGCATACTTCTGGGAAGAGAGAAACGAATGGTTTTCTGATATATGGACTGATTTAAAAGGCACCCCACAAAAATATGAGAATATGAAAAGAAAAACAGCAGCATACCCTCTGAGATTAGCATATAGGCTGATAAACATGTACTCAGTCCAGGGTGACACCATTTTAGACCCCTTCCTGGGTACTGGGACGACAATGATAGCTGCAATGTGCGCTGCCCGTAATTCAATAGGATATGAGATCGACACCAATTTTAAGAATATAATAGAAACGCGAATAAAAAAGGTTAAAAAACTATCAAGGAAACTCATCAGTGAGCGCCTACAAAAACATCTAAACTTGATCAAAATGAAAAATACTAGATATAGGTCGAAATATTATAGTTTCAATGTTATGACAAAACAGGAACGAGATATATTATTCCACATAATAAAAGGAATTGAAAAAGATGATGAAAACAAGTTCAAAATAACCTATAAACCCTTGAAAATTTGTTCATGA
- a CDS encoding DUF362 domain-containing protein: MKSLIAVKKCTSYNPSRVQWAIRECIENINGFEDLEKGDHVLLKPNLLMSASPEEGITTHPTIVEATAKILLEKNVNVMIGDSPGSPYTNLENLWEKTGMKTISKKLGIKLLNFESTGSYIKKFKSEKYPIAKPILECDFIVNLPKIKTHNLTILTCAIKNMYGAIPGARKTDYHRKYPRPSEFSERIVDIYELTQPNLTIVDGIIGMEGNGPSGGNPRKLGIILASNDTVALDVYIPHILGMDPYMIPSNRIAIERGLGKGLSNIKIIGEEPTILDDFKWPSNIYHALEFLPSRLARTLLKFWWSRPAIDDRNCENCGVCVEACPTGALTKGTSSPVFDYEKCVNCLCCMELCPHHAFYHEKSFLYKLTSRLSNKR; the protein is encoded by the coding sequence TTGAAATCATTGATAGCAGTGAAAAAATGCACATCATACAATCCCTCAAGGGTCCAATGGGCCATCAGAGAATGTATCGAGAATATAAATGGATTTGAAGATTTAGAAAAAGGTGACCATGTACTCCTCAAACCAAACCTTCTAATGAGCGCATCACCAGAAGAGGGGATAACAACACACCCAACAATTGTAGAAGCCACAGCAAAAATACTACTCGAAAAAAATGTGAATGTCATGATAGGTGACAGTCCAGGAAGCCCCTACACCAACCTAGAAAACCTATGGGAAAAAACTGGGATGAAAACTATAAGCAAAAAATTAGGTATCAAACTATTAAATTTTGAATCAACGGGATCATACATCAAGAAGTTCAAATCAGAAAAATATCCCATAGCAAAACCTATACTCGAATGCGATTTTATCGTTAACCTCCCGAAGATAAAAACCCACAACCTAACAATATTAACATGCGCCATAAAGAACATGTACGGGGCTATCCCAGGAGCCAGGAAAACAGATTACCATAGAAAATACCCAAGACCATCAGAATTCAGTGAAAGAATAGTTGACATATATGAGCTCACACAACCAAACCTAACAATCGTAGATGGTATAATTGGAATGGAAGGCAACGGCCCATCAGGAGGCAATCCAAGAAAACTTGGAATCATACTAGCATCAAATGATACAGTAGCGTTAGACGTTTACATCCCCCACATCCTTGGAATGGATCCATATATGATACCATCTAATAGGATAGCGATAGAAAGGGGACTTGGCAAAGGTTTAAGTAATATTAAAATCATAGGGGAGGAACCCACAATATTAGATGATTTCAAATGGCCCTCGAATATATATCATGCCCTTGAATTTTTACCTTCAAGGTTAGCTAGAACACTTTTAAAGTTTTGGTGGTCTAGGCCTGCCATTGATGATAGAAATTGCGAAAATTGTGGTGTGTGTGTAGAGGCTTGCCCCACTGGCGCCCTTACTAAGGGCACATCATCTCCAGTATTTGATTATGAAAAGTGTGTGAATTGTTTATGCTGCATGGAGCTTTGCCCTCATCATGCATTTTATCATGAAAAAAGCTTCCTTTACAAGTTGACTTCACGCTTATCCAACAAGAGATAG
- a CDS encoding secondary thiamine-phosphate synthase enzyme YjbQ, which produces MFSDEINIKTSKRMELVNITQKVKDIVKASNISDGIVNVFTRHTTSAIFINENESRLLGDFEKVIEKLIPMGGSYGHNAIDNNADSHLRAMIIGGSQSIPLIGGSLDLGTWQSIFFVEFDGPRRRRVRVTIIGR; this is translated from the coding sequence ATGTTTTCGGATGAAATAAACATAAAGACTTCAAAGAGGATGGAACTTGTGAACATAACACAGAAGGTGAAAGATATTGTGAAGGCTTCGAATATCAGTGATGGTATCGTGAATGTTTTCACGAGACACACTACCTCAGCCATTTTCATAAACGAAAATGAATCAAGGCTTCTTGGAGACTTTGAGAAGGTTATTGAAAAGTTGATACCTATGGGCGGATCATATGGGCATAATGCCATTGATAATAATGCAGATTCCCATTTAAGGGCGATGATCATAGGTGGTAGTCAGAGCATACCCCTTATTGGTGGTTCCCTAGATCTTGGTACATGGCAGAGCATATTCTTTGTTGAATTTGATGGTCCAAGAAGGCGCAGAGTCAGAGTCACAATAATTGGCAGATAA
- the uvrC gene encoding excinuclease ABC subunit UvrC, whose product MAVAVKKVEDLPDKIGVYILKDRKGNILYIGKSISLRKRVRSYFQPTDNPKIKNMRKHLDHVEYILTNTEREALILESNLIKKYKPPYNIHLKDDKRYPYIKITSEEYPRITITRRITSDGAYLGPFTNTFAAKKMIKFLKSLFKIRDCKRMDGPCLNNQMGLCYSPCTGNISRNEYMRMIRRVELFFQGQYKDILEELEEEMEDAASNLEFEKAATLRDQIISLKEVMGKEQTTFTRGIDKDIIAIRFNDKAHIMIVHVKDGKIIGKEDLTMDNISEEPPEEILSAFIQQYYSTPHQIPEEIITEYTINRKGLLEEWLSNLKGVKIKIRTPRGGSDLKLLKVAVKSVQKLSKEKTETHRILAELKRQLKLPKHPKRIEGYDISNISGEAPVGSMVTFIDGKPAKGLYRRYKIHTKGPDDYAMLREIIKRRYSKNETKADLIIVDGGRGQLNSTLSVLESLKVKIPVIGVAKKDEKIYTPYSTSPIKLPRNSKVLHLIQHVRDEAHRFAIEYHRKIRNKNFRASQLDKIRGIGPKRKMRLLKHFKSTEAIKSASIEELSQVEGINRKLAEKIHKHFQKTQ is encoded by the coding sequence TTGGCAGTGGCTGTTAAAAAGGTTGAGGATCTCCCAGATAAAATAGGAGTTTACATCCTAAAGGATAGAAAGGGTAACATACTCTATATCGGAAAGTCAATATCCTTGAGAAAACGTGTGAGATCATATTTCCAGCCTACAGATAATCCAAAAATAAAAAACATGAGAAAACACCTAGACCATGTAGAGTATATCCTAACAAACACTGAAAGGGAGGCTCTAATACTTGAGAGCAACCTTATCAAAAAATATAAACCACCTTATAATATCCATCTCAAGGATGATAAGAGATACCCTTACATTAAAATTACCAGCGAAGAATATCCGAGAATAACAATAACAAGGAGAATAACATCCGACGGAGCCTACCTCGGACCCTTCACGAACACATTCGCCGCGAAAAAAATGATTAAATTTCTAAAATCCTTATTTAAGATCAGGGACTGTAAAAGAATGGACGGACCATGCCTTAACAACCAGATGGGCCTATGTTACAGTCCATGCACCGGTAATATTTCAAGGAATGAATACATGCGGATGATCAGAAGAGTGGAGCTCTTCTTTCAAGGACAATACAAGGACATATTAGAAGAATTGGAAGAGGAAATGGAAGATGCAGCATCAAATTTAGAATTCGAAAAAGCAGCAACACTAAGGGACCAAATAATATCATTAAAAGAGGTCATGGGAAAAGAACAAACCACATTCACTAGAGGTATAGACAAAGATATTATAGCTATTAGATTCAATGATAAAGCGCATATCATGATAGTACACGTCAAAGATGGGAAAATCATAGGTAAAGAAGATTTAACCATGGATAATATCAGTGAAGAACCTCCTGAAGAGATATTATCAGCATTTATCCAACAATACTATTCAACACCACATCAAATACCAGAAGAAATAATCACAGAATATACTATAAACAGGAAAGGACTATTAGAGGAATGGTTATCCAACCTAAAGGGGGTTAAAATTAAAATCAGAACCCCCAGAGGAGGATCTGACCTAAAACTTTTAAAAGTTGCGGTTAAAAGCGTCCAAAAACTTTCAAAAGAAAAAACAGAAACCCATAGGATCCTAGCTGAATTAAAAAGGCAACTCAAACTCCCAAAACACCCCAAGAGGATAGAAGGCTACGATATTTCAAATATTAGTGGAGAGGCGCCAGTAGGATCCATGGTGACATTTATAGATGGAAAGCCTGCAAAGGGCCTTTACAGACGATACAAGATACACACAAAAGGACCTGATGACTATGCCATGCTCCGCGAAATCATCAAAAGAAGATACTCAAAAAATGAGACAAAAGCAGACCTCATAATAGTAGATGGTGGTCGAGGACAATTAAATTCAACTTTAAGCGTCCTTGAATCATTAAAAGTTAAAATACCGGTTATAGGAGTCGCTAAAAAAGATGAAAAAATATACACACCCTATTCGACGAGTCCAATAAAACTACCAAGAAATTCTAAGGTTCTACACCTCATACAACATGTCAGGGACGAAGCTCACAGATTCGCCATCGAATACCATCGCAAAATCAGAAATAAAAACTTTAGAGCTTCTCAACTCGATAAAATAAGAGGAATAGGACCCAAGAGGAAAATGAGACTACTAAAACACTTCAAAAGCACAGAGGCTATTAAAAGTGCTAGTATAGAAGAGCTAAGCCAAGTAGAGGGGATAAACAGGAAACTCGCTGAGAAAATCCACAAACACTTCCAAAAAACCCAATAG
- the pheT gene encoding phenylalanine--tRNA ligase subunit beta, whose amino-acid sequence MPVITLEYEDLKELGIDITKDKLIDILPMMGSDIEEFDEKSVKVEFFPNRPDQLSVEGVARSLKGFLGLEKGLPSYKVKKSQMKVYVDKSVTSIRPYIGMGIVKNVNFNDKKLKQVMEFQEDLHWVIGRDRKKVAIGIHNLDVVEAPFTYKAVKPDEVKFTPLDCDHEMTPAQILREHPKGVEYAHLLEKFDRYPLIIDKDGKVLSMPPIINGELTKLTDDTSNILIDVTGTDERAVMQTLNIICTSFAESNGKIESLKISRPEKELETPNLTAKTKKLKVSNVTRIIGIKLDSKTIIDLLGKARMDAETISEDEIKVKIPPYRVDILHEVDIIENIAIQYCFNNIKPEIPAIPTIGEEDPWYAIDKFIREIMIGLGFQEIMSLMLTNEENHYHKMRLKEDERVEVAQPISTDRTMIRKSLLNSLLEFLEANRHEDLPQKIFEIGDVVYIDKTQETNTRLVKKLAGAIIHSNANFTEIKSTVAAIIENLGYKFQIEPMDHPSFIKGRCAKVEDNGLTGFFGELHPEVITNFKLEYPVIAFEITFPAR is encoded by the coding sequence ATGCCAGTCATAACACTCGAATATGAGGATCTGAAAGAACTAGGGATAGATATAACCAAGGACAAACTTATTGATATTCTCCCCATGATGGGCAGTGACATCGAAGAATTCGACGAAAAAAGTGTAAAGGTGGAATTTTTCCCCAACAGGCCAGATCAACTTTCGGTGGAAGGTGTTGCAAGAAGCCTTAAAGGTTTCCTAGGCCTTGAGAAAGGTTTGCCATCCTATAAGGTTAAAAAATCCCAGATGAAAGTCTATGTAGATAAGAGTGTGACAAGTATAAGACCCTATATTGGGATGGGCATCGTTAAAAATGTTAATTTTAATGATAAAAAGTTAAAGCAGGTTATGGAGTTCCAAGAGGATCTACATTGGGTCATAGGAAGAGACAGGAAAAAAGTGGCCATAGGCATACATAACCTTGACGTGGTGGAGGCTCCATTCACCTACAAAGCCGTTAAACCAGATGAGGTGAAGTTCACTCCACTTGATTGTGACCATGAAATGACACCAGCCCAAATACTCAGAGAACATCCAAAAGGTGTGGAATATGCCCATCTTTTGGAAAAATTTGATCGTTATCCTCTAATCATTGACAAGGACGGGAAAGTCCTCTCAATGCCACCTATAATTAATGGAGAGCTTACAAAACTCACAGACGACACTAGTAACATCCTAATAGACGTCACAGGGACTGACGAGCGTGCTGTCATGCAAACATTGAATATAATCTGCACTTCCTTCGCAGAATCCAATGGCAAAATAGAAAGCCTCAAAATATCCCGCCCCGAAAAAGAACTTGAAACACCAAATCTAACAGCCAAAACAAAAAAATTAAAGGTCTCGAATGTTACAAGGATAATAGGAATAAAACTCGATTCAAAGACCATAATAGATCTTCTAGGAAAGGCTAGGATGGACGCAGAGACCATATCAGAGGATGAAATTAAAGTTAAAATTCCACCCTACAGAGTCGATATACTCCATGAAGTCGACATCATCGAAAACATTGCAATACAATACTGTTTCAATAATATCAAACCTGAAATCCCAGCGATCCCAACCATAGGAGAGGAAGACCCGTGGTATGCGATTGACAAGTTCATAAGAGAAATCATGATAGGCCTTGGCTTCCAAGAGATCATGAGTTTGATGTTAACCAACGAAGAAAATCATTACCATAAAATGAGACTTAAAGAAGATGAAAGAGTTGAAGTGGCCCAGCCAATATCCACAGATAGGACAATGATAAGAAAAAGCTTACTTAATAGTCTGCTAGAATTCCTAGAAGCTAACAGGCATGAAGACTTGCCACAGAAAATATTCGAGATAGGCGACGTAGTATACATCGACAAGACCCAAGAGACAAACACTCGACTAGTTAAGAAACTTGCAGGTGCTATAATACACTCAAATGCCAATTTCACCGAAATAAAATCCACAGTAGCGGCTATAATAGAAAATCTTGGATACAAATTCCAAATAGAACCCATGGATCATCCATCTTTTATAAAAGGTAGATGCGCCAAAGTAGAAGATAATGGGTTGACAGGGTTTTTCGGAGAATTACACCCGGAGGTTATAACCAACTTCAAATTAGAATACCCTGTAATCGCTTTTGAAATAACATTCCCCGCCAGATAA
- the cobQ gene encoding cobyric acid synthase CobQ translates to MSAKCIMIQGTSSSAGKSVMVAALCRIFAKKGYRVAPFKSQNMSLNSYTTNENREIAMAQVLQAEAAGVEPSHHMNPILLKPKEDFISHVIIHGKPAGNMNFYDYQRKFRKKALKAIKESLDHLRENYDLIIIEGAGSPAEINMRQYDLANMEIAHLADADVILVADIDKGGVFASIAGTFMLLDKKDRKRIKGVIINKFRGNLDILLPGIKKIEEITKVPVLGVIPYDENLKLPEEDSASLSERKYKSKGKIKIGVLRLPRISNFTDIDPLEYEKNVSIKFIEAEDTLHGLDAIIIPGTRNTINDLLFLKEKGFHDEINDLKDESLIFGICGGFQMLGKKIIDKDHRESQHGSMEGLGLLDCKTEFTGAPKIITQSQGKIIGHGIFQGLKGVQVKGYELHEGTTILGDSEPLILLKKGCGNMPGKKFDGAVEGNIAGTYLHGIFHNLKFRRYFTNILRERKGLEKIPYNIDEFKDNTRFSIERLAKTVEKNINLEFIEKLIESSH, encoded by the coding sequence ATGAGCGCAAAGTGTATAATGATCCAAGGAACATCATCAAGCGCTGGTAAAAGTGTCATGGTAGCTGCACTTTGCAGGATATTCGCAAAGAAGGGATACAGGGTTGCGCCATTCAAATCACAGAATATGTCACTCAACTCTTACACAACAAATGAGAACAGGGAGATAGCAATGGCACAGGTTCTGCAAGCAGAGGCCGCAGGCGTCGAACCATCACATCACATGAACCCCATACTATTAAAACCCAAGGAAGATTTCATATCACATGTTATAATCCATGGAAAACCAGCAGGGAACATGAACTTTTATGATTATCAGAGGAAATTCCGAAAAAAAGCCTTAAAAGCCATAAAAGAATCCCTAGACCATCTAAGAGAAAATTATGATCTTATAATCATCGAAGGTGCAGGTTCACCAGCAGAGATCAACATGCGCCAATACGACCTAGCAAACATGGAAATAGCACATTTAGCAGACGCAGACGTGATACTAGTAGCCGACATAGACAAAGGAGGCGTATTCGCATCCATCGCAGGCACATTCATGCTACTAGACAAAAAAGACAGAAAAAGGATAAAAGGAGTGATCATAAACAAATTCAGGGGAAACCTAGACATACTATTGCCAGGGATCAAAAAAATAGAAGAAATAACCAAAGTCCCAGTACTTGGAGTCATACCCTACGATGAAAACCTCAAATTGCCAGAAGAAGACTCGGCCTCACTATCAGAGAGAAAATACAAAAGTAAAGGAAAAATAAAAATAGGAGTTTTAAGACTGCCAAGAATATCTAACTTCACAGACATAGACCCGCTAGAATATGAAAAAAACGTCTCAATAAAATTCATAGAAGCAGAAGACACACTCCACGGATTAGATGCCATAATAATACCAGGGACCAGGAACACAATAAACGACCTCCTATTCCTAAAAGAAAAAGGATTCCACGATGAAATAAACGATCTTAAAGATGAAAGCTTGATATTTGGGATCTGCGGAGGATTCCAAATGCTAGGCAAAAAAATAATAGACAAGGATCATAGAGAATCACAACATGGAAGCATGGAAGGCCTAGGACTTTTAGATTGTAAAACAGAATTCACAGGCGCCCCAAAGATAATAACACAAAGCCAAGGAAAAATAATAGGCCATGGAATATTCCAAGGATTAAAGGGCGTCCAAGTCAAAGGTTACGAACTCCATGAAGGCACAACAATCCTAGGAGACTCCGAACCCTTAATACTCTTAAAAAAGGGTTGCGGTAACATGCCAGGAAAAAAATTTGATGGGGCAGTTGAAGGGAACATTGCAGGAACATACCTACATGGCATATTCCACAACCTAAAATTCCGCAGATACTTCACAAACATACTCCGCGAAAGAAAAGGCCTAGAAAAAATACCCTACAATATAGACGAATTCAAAGATAATACAAGATTTTCCATAGAAAGACTAGCAAAGACCGTGGAAAAAAACATCAACCTAGAATTCATAGAAAAACTAATAGAATCAAGCCACTAA
- a CDS encoding ATP cone domain-containing protein, giving the protein MRVIKRRGRLEPYKPSKIRASLEKATIDAGYSLEEKREIIDKIYETVTRKLEGKEEIKTDTIRMCLLSELDKCEPYIAKSWRRFEKKYKS; this is encoded by the coding sequence ATGAGGGTTATAAAGAGAAGAGGGAGATTGGAACCATATAAGCCTTCGAAGATCAGAGCATCTCTTGAAAAGGCTACCATTGATGCGGGTTATAGTCTCGAAGAGAAAAGAGAGATAATAGATAAGATATATGAGACTGTAACCCGGAAATTGGAGGGTAAGGAGGAGATAAAGACCGATACTATAAGAATGTGTCTGCTCAGTGAACTCGATAAGTGTGAACCTTACATTGCAAAGTCTTGGAGGAGATTTGAGAAGAAATACAAATCATGA